AGCATCACTGAAAAAGTGTCGCCGTCATACACATAATAGCGTTGTGCAGAAACAGAGCCTTGCAAAACGAAAAGCAAAGCGAGGGCAAAGAAAGAGGTTAGGAGAGTTTTCATTTTTTAACAGAATTGAGGGTAAAAATTAGGAATAGAGAGAAAGTAAATACAAAAATAGCAGCACAAAATATTAAAGGAGCATCTTTTTATAGCCGCAAAAAATAGAAATTTCTTTTACTATCTCAAATCTTGTGCCTTTTTTCTTTTTTTTTAGGCTTAAAGCGAAAAAAAACGTTTTTTTATTTCTCTTAGAAAAGTACAAAAAAAAGATAGTAGAAGCTCCCTAAAAATTTAGAGCGGCGCGTTTGTGAAAAGCAAAAAAAATGCTAAATTTGTCAGATACTACACAAAACACAAACTTTTGGCGTAATGAAGCGTCTTTTGCAGTGGCTACTCCTGTTTTTTTTCATTTTCGGAATCGGTGTTCCTTGTTGTTTAACAAACAAGGGCTTCCATTTTTTTCCCACTTTGCAGGCACAGGGCATAGAAGCAAAAACGCAAGAGGCTTTCAATCCTACCAAAAAACTCTCACAGTTTCCCATAGAATATTGGACGAGCGAAAAAGGACTCCCCATTGGCACACTCCTGCACCTGACCCAAACGCGCGAAGGCTATATCTGGATTTGTAGTTATGATGGGCTTATTCGTTTCGATGGCATGTACTTCGAGCTTTTCAATAAGAGCAATCAGGCTGCCTTTCTGACCAATAATATCGTCCGTTTGGCACACGACCCCTTTTTCGTCGCGCAAGAAGAACGCCTTTGGATAGGCACACAGGGTAGCGGTCTGATAAAATACGAAAAAGGCGTTTTTACGCGTTTAGGACTCGAAGCGCAATACATCGAGAGCCTCTGCCAAACTCACCCCGATAGCCTTTGGATAGGCACAAGAAGCAGCGGCTTATTTCTTTACCATCTGCCAAGCCAAAATTTTCAACGCTTTCGCCCCGATATTTTTCCCGACCACCAAACCATTTACGACCTCTTACACGCCAAAGACGGCAGCCTTTGGATAGGCTTACAAAATAATGGCGTGTGGCGAAAAGCCGCCCAAGAACTTACCAAAGTAGAAAGCAAGCAACCCGAATCGCCCCACATTCGTCCCATTCGCCTCTACCAAGATACACAGGGGCAAATGTGGGTAGGCACACAAAAGGGCGTTTTTAAGTGGAATCAGAGCCAACAACAATGGGAAGGGCTTTTTCCACAGCTTCAAAATGAGCGTATTCACGACCTACTGCACGATAAAGTAGGCAACCTTTGGATTGTAACCAGAGCGCGTATCTTGCGCCACAATCAACTTAGCGACAGCCTTGAAGTGCTGACGACAGAATTGGGCGACGACTTTGACGACGTGCGCAATATCTATCTCGACAACGAAAAAAACCTATGGATTCCCACCTCGCGGCATGGACTTGCCTGTCTGCGCGATAGCCCCTTTTGGAACTTTACAAAAAGAGAAGGCATTGCACACAAAGCCGTCTATTCGGTAGCGGAAGCACCCCAAAAAAAGGTCTTGGTAGGCACAAGCAACGGCTTTTTACATCTGATAGACCCCGAAAAAAATAGCATCTCTGAAATTAAGCTCAAAACTCCTATCAAAGGAAACGAAATCTTCAACCTCCGCTACGATAAAAGTGGCAGACTTTGGGTCGCGACTTATATTGGTCTGATTGTGAAAAATCCCGATGGCAGCGAAAAACTCTACACTGAAAGTACAGGCTTGCCTACAAACCTCATTCGCTTTGTCTATGAAGACCAAAAAGGACAGATTTGGCTCGGCACACGCGGCAAGGGCTTAATTCTCTGCAAACCCAAAGCAGGGCAGGAGTGGTCTTTCGAAACCAAAACCGAAATCGCAAAAGCCCAACTCGACTTTGTCATGGCAATCACCGAAGACAAGCAAGGGCGGCTACTGATTGCCTCCAATAATGGCGGCTGGGGGCGTTATGATGCCACAAGCGGCAATTTGGAAATCTTCGATACCGATAAAGGCATGCCTGCCAATCTGGTCTTCAATTTTCACATCGACACACAGGGAATCATTTGGATTGCTACCAATGCAGGTTTGGTACGGTATGATGGCACAAAATTTTTCACCTACACGCATTTTGAAGGCTTGTTGCACGAAAGCCTTTTTGATGTGATAGAAGACTCCTTAGGCAATTTCTGGTTTCCTACCAATAACGGCATCTTACGCGCCTCACGCGAAGACTTGGAAGCCGTAGCGAAGGGCGAAAAAGCACGTGTTTTCTGGAAAAAATACGACAAGCAAGACGGCATGGCATCTGAACAGTGCAGGGGCGCGACCAAATCGCTACTCACCTCTTGGGGCGAAGTCTGGATTCCGACCCATGGCGGAGCTTTGGCTTTCAATCCGCTTGCCATGCAACCCAATATCTATCAGCCACCCCTTTATATCCGCCGCATAGACATAGGAAAGGAGCAGACCCTTTCGCCTGAACAAATCACGCTGCAAGCCGAAGGACAGCGCATTTTAATAGACTTCACCGCGCTTAGTTTTCGCGCACCCGAAAAGATGCGTTTCCGCTATCGCCTTGTCGGTTTCGAAAAGGAATGGGTAGAAACTACGTCCGAGCAAAGACAAGCCGTTTATACCAATCTACCGCCCAATCGCTATACCTTCGAGGTCATGGCTTCGAATAGTGAAGGTTTTTGGAATGATGAAAAAGTAACGTTGCCGATTGTGGTAGAGCCGCAATTTTATCAGACATGGTGGTTTGCCCTTTGCGTTGTGGGAGCTTTGGGGCTGCTACTTTGGCAAATTTGGCTATGGCGCATCAGAAAAATTAAGGCGCGTGCAGTAGAGCTTGAAGAAATTGTTTTGGAGCGAACCACCGAACTGCGCACCATCAACGAGGAAATAGAAGCCCAAAAAGCCGTCTTAGACGAGCGAAATCAGGTCATTGAAAAGCAAAACGAAAACATCATCAGCAGCATCAACTACGCCAAACGCATACAAGATGCCATGCTACCCACTGAATCGCGCTTTCAGGAATTGCTCCCCAAAAGTTTTGTCTTTTTCCGTCCGCGCGACATCGTAAGTGGTGATTTTTATTGGATTGGCGAAAAAGAAGACAAGGTAATTTTGGTTGCTGCCGACTGCACAGGACATGGCGTACCCGGTGCTTTTATGTCTTTAATAGGAAATGATATGCTCAATAAAATCATTTTAGACCAACACCAAACCGAGCCAGCCCTCATTTTAAATCAATTACACAAGGAAGTCAATGCCATTTTAAAGCAAAACCAAACCGACAACCGCGACGGCATGGACATTGCCATCTGCGTTTGGGACAAACAAGCAGGACAACTTCATTTTGCAGGTGCGCAAAACCCCCTTATTTATGTAGAGCAGGGGCAAATTCACGAAATCAAAGGCGACCTATACCCCATAGGAGGCGGACAGGGCTTTCGCAAAAAAGAAAGCGAATCTTTTTCCTACCAGCAGCATACAATTTCGGTGCAAAAACCCCTCATGCTTTATCTCTTTTCTGATGGCTATCAAGACCAATTTGGAGGCAAAAACGACAAAAAATTTATGAAACGCAACCTAAGAAACCTTTTGCACCAAATACACGCCCTACCCGTAGCAGAACAAGCGTTAATCATTGCCCAGACCTTTGATAAGTGGAAAGGTTTTAACCCACAAATAGATGATGTTTTAGTGGTAGGGGTGCGCCTCGAAGCACCTACGGCATAAAAGCTAACATTTTTAGAAAATAGCCACCTGACATAGAGAAAAGATAGAAAAGATAAGAAAGAAAGCAAACCTTATTTTCCTTCTTCAAATGCAGCAATGTTAAGTTCTGTGAAAATTCTTGTTCTTTCGAATTAGAAATGAAATTTGAACTTAAACCCTAAGGGTCTTGAAGACCCTTAGGGTTTGGGGCATAGGACAAGGCAATGCCTTGTCCCTACATTTGACTCTGATTTTTAGAATTTAACATTACTGCCTTCAAGTGGCTTAGAAGCATTTATGATAAGCACTTCTATTTTATGCTTCGCTCTTGTAGTGTTTAGGATTTTGTTTTTGCAAAAAAGCAATCGCCTGCTGCATATCCTGACCCAAAAAACGGTCTTGCTCTAAAAAGGGAACTTCTGCCCTTAGTGCCGCCACTAATTTTTCCAAAACAGGGGCAGTCTGTTGGGGTCTTCTCAAATCTAAGGCTTGGGCTGCCGCCAAAAGTTCAATCGCCAAGACCTTTTCTACATTGCGCACCACTTGATAGGCTTTTGTAGCGGCATTTGCCCCCATGCTCACATGGTCTTCTTGCCCATTTGAAGAAACAATGCTATCTATGGAGGCAGGCGTACAAAGTTGCTTGTTCTGACTCACGACAGAGGCTGCACTATACTGTGCAATCATAAAACCAGAATGTAAGCCTGAATTTTGTACCAAAAAAGGCGGCAATCCGCGCTGCCCCGAAATGAGCAAATACAAACGCCTTTCAGAAATGTTGGCGATTTCGGCAAGGGCAATGGCTAAGAAGTCGAGGTGAATGGCTAAGGTCTGCCCATGAAAATTGCCGCCCGAAAGGATTTTGTCGTGGTCGGGAAAAATATTAGGATTATCCGTAACGGCGTTGATTTCGGTCGTGATAACGCGCCCAATGGCGGCGAGGGCATCTTTGCTTGCCCCATGCACCTGCGGAATACAGCGGAAAGAGTAGGGGTCTTGTACGGCTTTTTTTTCCTGCCCTGCTATGGGGCTTTGCGCCAAATAGTGGCGAATGATTTGCGCCGTTTCTATCTGCCCTTTGTGGGGTCGGATATGATGCGTAAGGGCATCAAAGGGTTCTAAGCGGCAATCAAAGGCATCGAGGGAAAGAGCCGAGATAAGGTCTGCCCATTGTAAAAGGCGTTTGGAATAAGCCACTAACCAAACCATGTAAGCACTCATAAATTGCGTGCCATTGATAAGCGCAAGCCCTTCTTTTGCACCAAAGGCGAGGGGCTGCCAGCCTTTTTCTGCCAAAACGGTTTCGGTATCCACGATTTGATTTTGATACCAGACCTTGCCTTCACCCAACAGTGGCAGGGCTAAATGCGCCAGCGGTGCTAAGTCGCCCGAAGCCCCCAAAGAGCCTTGTTCATACACGAGCGGCAAGATGTCGTGGTTGTAAAAATCTACCAACCTTTGCACCGTAGCGAGCTGTACGCCCGAATAGCCGTAAGAAAGGGAGCGTATTTTTAGAAAAAGCATCAATTTGACAATCTCTTTCGGAATGGGATTGCCCAAACCGCAGGCATGGGAGCGCACCAAATTTGCCTGCAAATCGGCTAATTTTTCATTTTCAATTTCGGTATTGCATAAAGAGCCAAAACCTGTATTGATGCCATAAATGGGCGTAGGGCTATTTTTGATTTTTTGGTCTAAAAAATGGCGGCTTTTCAGAATATTCTGACGGGCTTTGGCACTTATTTTCAAGGGCTTACCGCTTTCTAAAAAGCGAATCAGTTTGCCAAGTGGCAGCGGAGCAAGGGCATCGAGCATAGGAATAGTAGGGTGCTAAGTGTGTTTGAGAATGGGAAAGAGGTTGTTTTTTTCACAAAACTACACAAAAATAGAAGATAGAAGTTGGCTTCTGCCCTGCCCCAGTCTTATTACTGCCTTATTCTTGTCTTGTTCTTGTCTTGTTTAAAAACTTCTCAAAGGGCGATTTAAGACCTATCTGGCAGCGAAAATATGAGATTTTCTGTCCAAAGTTGCAGTAAGGCTAAGTTCTTCGAAAAACCTTATTTTGTCAAATTAGAAGCGAAATAAAATTTGGGCTTAAACCCTAAGGGTCTTCAAGACCCTTAGGGTTTGGGGCATAGGGCAAGTAAATGCCTTGTCCCTACATTTGAACCTAATTTTTGGAATTTAACATCACTGCCCAAAGTTGTTCCAATTTGCGTTGCCAAAAAAATGCTTGTCCCTCTTTTTTTGGCTTCAAAAGGCGAATCCCACTTACGGCATTGGTTAGGAAAACTTCTTCGGCTGCTTCAAAAGTTTGTAGGGTGCATTTTTTTTCAGAAAAGGCGATATTTTCTTTTTTGGCTTGCCCTATCAAAAAGGCACGCAGAACGCCTGCAATGCAGCCCTCTGAAAGCGGCGGCGTATGTAAAATACCCTTTTCCACCCAAAAGATATTAGCAGAAGAGGCTTCGGCAATGCGCCCTGCACGATTGAGCAACAAAACTTCTTCTACGCCTTTTTCTTTTTTGTATAAAGCCGCCTGCACATAAGGCTGCGCATTGGCAATACTTTTGAGAGAAGACCAATAAAAAGCATCTTTTTTTGAATAAGTTGGCAAAGGGTATGCCTCGTAAAAGTCATAACTTTGGAGGGCAGGCAGGTAGGAAAAATACTGTGCCGCCTGCGGATTTTCTATCGGTATCGCTTCTATAAAAAAAGAAAAATCGGCTTCTATGGGCGTATAAAGCCCCCCACCTTTTCGGAAAATACTAAGCCTTACGCGCCAAGCAGGAGGCAGCGGTGCAGAGTCAGGTAGTAGCGCATTTGCCGCCGCTAAGGTCTTGCTCACTTCTTTTGTCCAATCAATTTGGGTATGCCAACGCAATTTTAGCCTTTCTGCGCCTTGCTGCAAACGCCGCAAATGTCCCTCCCAAAGTAGCATCTTGCCACCTTGCCAACGGATACTTTCAAAAAGCCCATCACCATAGCGAAAGGCGCGGTTATTAAATTGATTTACCAAAAGCGAAATAAGGCGCGGACTTAATTTGAAACTTGAAAAGACTTCGCCATCGAAATTGTAAAGCATAGCAATCGGAAAGACAGTGAGGAATATGACCCTATCAGACAACACAACCATTCGGGCATAACCATTCAGGCATAACCATTCAAGCATAATCCTTCAGGCATAATCAGGATAAGCACAAAAGAAGCGAACGAAAAACGCTCTTTTTTCGTTTTATAGGCAGGCAGGAATAAATCTTGCACTCACCAAAAACCCTTTTTCGCCTTCTCCTTTTCATACTTCTTTCTTTTGGGTAGGAAAAAGGTAAAGAAAAAAATACCATTTCTTCTTATTCACTTTTTCTAAAAAGGCTACCTTTGAAGGTGAAAAAAGGCAAATCGCTACTTTAAAACATTCAATCACTATCAAAGCTGCCCAAACGAATAGCGGGTGTGCTTTCAAACTAAAACACAATAAACTTATGGATAAGCAAAAAATGGAGCAAGTCATGAAGCGTGCAGCACGCTATTTTTCACTTAGCAAAAAAGACTACATCTATGCCTCTTTTAGTGGCGAACTGTATTTGCCCGAACAGAGGCAAGCAGCCATTGAAACGCATGGCGAAGAAAAAATATTTGCCATCGCGCGTACCGAAGTATTAGACTACATAGAGGACGCACTTTATTTTTAGCAGCCAAAAGAAAAACCACGACCCAAATCGTGGTTTTTTTCTTTTTAGAAATTTCAAACCATGCACAACTATTCGAAGCGTTTGATTTCGCCAGATTTGATGCGTCGGAAATAGTCTTTCAAATCGCGTGCAACTTCGGGCGAAAGGATAAACAAGCCCAAGATATTGGGAAATGCCATGCCCAGAATCATCATATCTGAAAAATCGATAACTGCACCTAATTGTATAGACGAGCCTATCACGACAAAAACCAAGAAAAGAGCCTTGTAGAAAAGGCTTGCAATTTTGCTCTGCCCGAAAAGATACGCCCACGCTTTTTCGCCGTAGTAAGACCACGAAATCAT
Above is a genomic segment from Hugenholtzia roseola DSM 9546 containing:
- the hutH gene encoding histidine ammonia-lyase gives rise to the protein MLDALAPLPLGKLIRFLESGKPLKISAKARQNILKSRHFLDQKIKNSPTPIYGINTGFGSLCNTEIENEKLADLQANLVRSHACGLGNPIPKEIVKLMLFLKIRSLSYGYSGVQLATVQRLVDFYNHDILPLVYEQGSLGASGDLAPLAHLALPLLGEGKVWYQNQIVDTETVLAEKGWQPLAFGAKEGLALINGTQFMSAYMVWLVAYSKRLLQWADLISALSLDAFDCRLEPFDALTHHIRPHKGQIETAQIIRHYLAQSPIAGQEKKAVQDPYSFRCIPQVHGASKDALAAIGRVITTEINAVTDNPNIFPDHDKILSGGNFHGQTLAIHLDFLAIALAEIANISERRLYLLISGQRGLPPFLVQNSGLHSGFMIAQYSAASVVSQNKQLCTPASIDSIVSSNGQEDHVSMGANAATKAYQVVRNVEKVLAIELLAAAQALDLRRPQQTAPVLEKLVAALRAEVPFLEQDRFLGQDMQQAIAFLQKQNPKHYKSEA
- a CDS encoding two-component regulator propeller domain-containing protein, which encodes MKRLLQWLLLFFFIFGIGVPCCLTNKGFHFFPTLQAQGIEAKTQEAFNPTKKLSQFPIEYWTSEKGLPIGTLLHLTQTREGYIWICSYDGLIRFDGMYFELFNKSNQAAFLTNNIVRLAHDPFFVAQEERLWIGTQGSGLIKYEKGVFTRLGLEAQYIESLCQTHPDSLWIGTRSSGLFLYHLPSQNFQRFRPDIFPDHQTIYDLLHAKDGSLWIGLQNNGVWRKAAQELTKVESKQPESPHIRPIRLYQDTQGQMWVGTQKGVFKWNQSQQQWEGLFPQLQNERIHDLLHDKVGNLWIVTRARILRHNQLSDSLEVLTTELGDDFDDVRNIYLDNEKNLWIPTSRHGLACLRDSPFWNFTKREGIAHKAVYSVAEAPQKKVLVGTSNGFLHLIDPEKNSISEIKLKTPIKGNEIFNLRYDKSGRLWVATYIGLIVKNPDGSEKLYTESTGLPTNLIRFVYEDQKGQIWLGTRGKGLILCKPKAGQEWSFETKTEIAKAQLDFVMAITEDKQGRLLIASNNGGWGRYDATSGNLEIFDTDKGMPANLVFNFHIDTQGIIWIATNAGLVRYDGTKFFTYTHFEGLLHESLFDVIEDSLGNFWFPTNNGILRASREDLEAVAKGEKARVFWKKYDKQDGMASEQCRGATKSLLTSWGEVWIPTHGGALAFNPLAMQPNIYQPPLYIRRIDIGKEQTLSPEQITLQAEGQRILIDFTALSFRAPEKMRFRYRLVGFEKEWVETTSEQRQAVYTNLPPNRYTFEVMASNSEGFWNDEKVTLPIVVEPQFYQTWWFALCVVGALGLLLWQIWLWRIRKIKARAVELEEIVLERTTELRTINEEIEAQKAVLDERNQVIEKQNENIISSINYAKRIQDAMLPTESRFQELLPKSFVFFRPRDIVSGDFYWIGEKEDKVILVAADCTGHGVPGAFMSLIGNDMLNKIILDQHQTEPALILNQLHKEVNAILKQNQTDNRDGMDIAICVWDKQAGQLHFAGAQNPLIYVEQGQIHEIKGDLYPIGGGQGFRKKESESFSYQQHTISVQKPLMLYLFSDGYQDQFGGKNDKKFMKRNLRNLLHQIHALPVAEQALIIAQTFDKWKGFNPQIDDVLVVGVRLEAPTA
- a CDS encoding aminotransferase class IV — translated: MLEWLCLNGYARMVVLSDRVIFLTVFPIAMLYNFDGEVFSSFKLSPRLISLLVNQFNNRAFRYGDGLFESIRWQGGKMLLWEGHLRRLQQGAERLKLRWHTQIDWTKEVSKTLAAANALLPDSAPLPPAWRVRLSIFRKGGGLYTPIEADFSFFIEAIPIENPQAAQYFSYLPALQSYDFYEAYPLPTYSKKDAFYWSSLKSIANAQPYVQAALYKKEKGVEEVLLLNRAGRIAEASSANIFWVEKGILHTPPLSEGCIAGVLRAFLIGQAKKENIAFSEKKCTLQTFEAAEEVFLTNAVSGIRLLKPKKEGQAFFWQRKLEQLWAVMLNSKN